Proteins from a genomic interval of Lycium ferocissimum isolate CSIRO_LF1 chromosome 2, AGI_CSIRO_Lferr_CH_V1, whole genome shotgun sequence:
- the LOC132033857 gene encoding protein TIC 214-like — protein sequence MKNKKQKDDFCFLTVWGMETEAPFGSPRRRPSFFEPIFKELEKKTGKLKKTNFITIKVLKGKTKIFRRVSKETKKWLIKSILFLKKIREELSKVSKVILIVLFRFKEISESNETKKEKDSLISNQIINESFSQIESGNWPNSSLIETKMKDLTDRTSTIKNQIERITKEKKKVTPEIDISPNKTNNIKKLESPKNIFQILKRRNTRLIWKFHYFLKLFIQRLYIDLFLSIINIPRINTQLFLESTNKLIDKYISNNEINQEKINNQKKIHFISTIKKSLSNISKKNSHIFFDLSYLSQAYVFYKLSQTQVINLAKFRSVFNITERLFSLRLK from the coding sequence atgaaaaataaaaaacaaaaagatgatttttgttttttaacagTTTGGGGAATGGAAACTGAAGCTCCCTTTGGTTCTCCCCGAAGGCGCCCTTCCTTTTTTGAGCCCATTTTTAAGGAACTCGAAAAAAAAActggaaaattaaaaaagacaaaTTTTATAACTATAAAagttttaaaaggaaaaacaaaaatatttcgAAGAGTTtcaaaagaaaccaaaaaatggcTTATCAAAAGTATtctatttctaaaaaaaataagagaagaactttcaaaagtttcaaaagtcattCTAATTGTATTATTTAGATTCAAAGAAATATCTGAATCGAATgaaacgaaaaaagaaaaagattctCTAATTAGTAATCAGATAATTAACGAATCATTTAGTCAAATTGAATCTGGAAATTGGCCAAATTCTTCACTGATAGAAACCAAAATGAAGGATTTGACTGATAGAACAAGTacaatcaaaaatcaaatagaaagaattacaaaagagaaaaagaaagtaacTCCAGAAATAGACATTAGTCCtaataaaacaaataatattaaaaaattagaatcgccaaaaaatattttccaaatattaaaaagaagaaatactCGATTAATATGGAAATtccattattttctaaaattattcaTTCAAAGATTATACATCGATCTATTTTTATCTATCATTAATATTCCCAGAATTAATACACAACTCTTTCTTGAATCAACAAATAAATTGATTGATAAATACATTTCcaataatgaaataaatcaagaaaaaattaataatcaaaaaaaaattcactttattTCGACTATAAAAAAGTCCCTTTCTAATATTAGTAAGAAAAATtcacatattttttttgatttatcCTACTTGTCACAAGCATATGTATTTTACAAATTATCACAAACCCAAGTTATTAATTTGGCTAAATTTAGATCTGTCTTCAATATAACAGAACGTCTTTTTTCCTTAAGACTAAAATAA